gttttttaaattttgtaaatttcacttaattttctaatttaaagtgatattctatctcttacgttattctatctcttattctaaattgaatattaaagctATCTCCCAATCTGATGTTAGAACATTatatcccccatcaaactctacaactttagtttaagttattttttgatccCCGTATGTGCATCACTTTTAAGTGTTTTATCCTCCATAAATTTGTATACTTACACTAtctataatttcaatttcaaaaatttcaatcttaAAATCATCTTTCAACATTGAATACACTTCTATAATCATGTTCGTCAAAGCAATTGTAATTCCAGCATATTGTCCAGCAATGTCCAAATGATTTGCAAATAACGCAACATAtggtaaacaataaataattagttcCACATACCATGCTATTATGTGCCCCGTACTAGGATCCCACATAAAATTaggaacaaataaaattacgaGGACACTCAATGTTAAACCACcgcttatataaatttttcttaaatttgttgttgaaattGATGTTTTTCGTAAAAGTAAATCAGCCACATAACTGGTtacaagaattattattaacttattcAGAGAATAaaagttcatataaaaattataattatataaatcgattttcaatgactgtGGATGTGTTAAATTATGCGAAAAATTAACAAGGATCAATGTAAGTATTGGCATGTTGATCAAGATTTTTTTCCAAGTTATAGATGGCATTGgtgtttcatgttttattgtaatattttgttgtaaatatgtTAATTCTTGCTGGATTATTCTTGGATGTTGAGAGGGATGCTCAAATGCATGCCAATGCCATGCAAAATACCAAAGAATTCccaaaataccataaaaatataaaatattttgcaatttaagtGGACCAGTTGATATAAAATCTGTTGATATACCTTGATAACCACGtgttgcaataaaattaaaaatcacccAATTTGAAACTAATCCTGTACATCCTATTGCCAGTAATGTTGAACGTTCTAATGGTGGTGCCCAATATCGCcatattgaataaaatgaagGAAATGTTGCTCCCTGCAAATTCATAACAAcgaaatagacctttttcaccgTTTCGCTTTTGTTTCGGGcagttgttaaaaaatttccaagtaAGGTCCAAATCAAAGATTTTACCTCTTTGTAAAACAGCATTGTTAAACAAAGATGGAAGATATGTCGTATCTACtcactacaaaatttttttaacatactgcctgaaaaaaaaatgaaacagtctattaaggtagtacgagccaaggcaagtttagatttgtgattgaaattttttgtactttattttgaactttggtggaattaagcaaaattttcgatattttgaaaattattccagaaatcgaaaaatgttattcttacttttcgtattatattgtcaagttataacataatccaccatcaaaattgaaaatatatatattttttatttgtgtattctgatacacactgtataaaaaaatgaatatttaaataattaccataaaaagACCATGAAATAATGTAACTATCAGGAGTGCTGGATCATTCCATTTTGA
This genomic interval from Chrysoperla carnea chromosome 1, inChrCarn1.1, whole genome shotgun sequence contains the following:
- the LOC123306152 gene encoding vesicular glutamate transporter 2-like isoform X2: MESQAEVIPTTQENNNNGDTTINNLPSSNPSSLPFYQISKRYTLAILSHIGLILTISIFSYYHKILDLNKYTDNDESMKFWYKMMYILVQIPAAIFSYKYSATHLFGICILGNSIVTFLFPIISKWNDPALLIVTLFHGLFMGATFPSFYSIWRYWAPPLERSTLLAIGCTGLVSNWVIFNFIATRGYQGISTDFISTGPLKLQNILYFYGILGILWYFAWHWHAFEHPSQHPRIIQQELTYLQQNITIKHETPMPSITWKKILINMPILTLILVNFSHNLTHPQSLKIDLYNYNFYMNFYSLNKLIIILVTSYVADLLLRKTSISTTNLRKIYISGGLTLSVLVILFVPNFMWDPSTGHIIAWYVELIIYCLPYVALFANHLDIAGQYAGITIALTNMIIEVYSMLKDDFKIEIFEIEIIDSHTFNKFLYIVLFLVGALLYCIFGTSEQQDLDNEKKQEESTISRL
- the LOC123306152 gene encoding vesicular glutamate transporter 2-like isoform X3: MESQAEVIPTTQENNNNGDTTINNLPSSNPSSLPFYQISKRYTLAILSHIGLILTISIFSYYHKIGATFPSFYSIWRYWAPPLERSTLLAIGCTGLVSNWVIFNFIATRGYQGISTDFISTGPLKLQNILYFYGILGILWYFAWHWHAFEHPSQHPRIIQQELTYLQQNITIKHETPMPSITWKKILINMPILTLILVNFSHNLTHPQSLKIDLYNYNFYMNFYSLNKLIIILVTSYVADLLLRKTSISTTNLRKIYISGGLTLSVLVILFVPNFMWDPSTGHIIAWYVELIIYCLPYVALFANHLDIAGQYAGITIALTNMIIEVYSMLKDDFKIEIFEIEIIDSHTFNKFLYIVLFLVGALLYCIFGTSEQQDLDNEKKQEESTISRL